Part of the Lolium rigidum isolate FL_2022 chromosome 6, APGP_CSIRO_Lrig_0.1, whole genome shotgun sequence genome, ATCCCGAAAAATCAACAAGGTCAACCGGTCTCTCTCGAAGTTGAAGCAAGTAATTGAGTCTGTTCAAGGCTCAGATGCTGCATTTAATCTGACATCTATTACAGGCCCTCTTCCAACTATTCCTGTTGGCCCTTCATCAGATTCTTTCAATATAGAAAGAGCAAGTCAAAGTAAAGCAGAACTTTCAAGTCCTGTGGTCGACGGTGACAGAGATTCATCTTTACAGAAGTCACAAGAAAACGGTAGCCATTTTGGTGCACTCATGCCCCAGCAAAGATTTGTAGACGCTAGCAATAATGTCCAACTTGAAGCAGACAAAGCTTCTCACTCAAGAAGCTCGTCGGGAGAAGGCAGTATAAATTCACGTACTTCGGAGGGTTCATGCCAGGGAAGTCCTGCAAACCAGACATTCGTTTGCCAGCCTATTGCTTCAACTTTCTTGGAACCACAGTTGAATCTGCAAGGGTTCACAAAAGAGCCTTTCGAAGAAGTAGAGCTACCACTTTCTAGGATGCCCATCGAGGATTCTGGTAGCTCCAAAGATTTGAACAATCTCTTCACTTCAGCAATTGACCGACCAATATTAGCCCCTCGCGGCAATTTTGGGGCAATGCAAAATTCAAGGACTGTGACGATTAAGGCGAGTTTTAAGGAAGATATTATTAGGTTCCGCTTCCCATGTTCAAGCAGCGTTATGGGACTGAAAGATGAAGTAGCCAAAAGGCTGAGGATGGATGCTGGCATGTTTGATATCAAGTATCTGGATGATGATCATGAGTGGGTGAAGTTGGCTTGCAATGCGGACTTGGAAGAATGCATGGAGATCTCTAGGCATTCTGGTACCCATGTCATCAGGCTATTAGTTAGCGATATTGCGGCCCACATTGGTAGTTCTTGTGGAAGCTCCGGTTGATATACTGGTTCTTAACTTCTTTTTTCAATGGGTATGTACGGGTTCTTATTCCATGAAGTCAGTTTCACCTGTTGTTAAGCTAGTCCTGTCCTGTTGCTAGATAGCATTAGCAGTTTTACTGTGTTCGATTACATTACCATTTTTTGTTGTACGAATATGTGTAACTCTGCAAAACGCACGTGCTATCAATGCTGTACATATTTAGCACGTGGCGCTGGTAATTCTGGCAGTACAGTTAAAACCGAAGTTGTTGTAATATGACTGTTTGTTGTCGTTCAGAAATTGAACAGTTTTGGAAAGTTAGTTTCCTTTTACTCATTTTCGGTTATCCTCGAGTTTGAGCTCTTCTATGATTATTTGGTTCATTGCTCCCTGTTATGAagtcttaatttttttttttttgctttttggaGAACATGAGTGTTAATTTGTATCTTATCCCAGTAGTGTTGTACGGATTCTAGGTCTGCTACTACACTGATGTAATTGTTGGAAGCTTGTGTATAAAAATCCAGCTGCTAACTGTAGGCGACTTGTTCATCCTGCACTGTTCAGGAATTGTTGTTACATTGGCATCACTCATTTTTAGATATCGACGAGAAGTTTCCGGTTGGAATAGACGCCATTTCTTGGGCAACATATATAGTTCCTTTCATGCCACCTGTGTGAGTTCTGCATGATTAGGGCCTACATGGATAAATGGATGATAACGCAGTTGGCGGAAGACCAAGACCACAGTTTCCAGACGACAGCTCATAGATACAAGAGAATAGTCGAGAATAAACGATTTCTGCAGTTTTATACTAGTAGTATATGCGTGTTGAGGTGTTCCACGTAGAAGTTTGTGCTGGTGTAGCTACTGACACAAAAAAAGTCCAAGATTCGGTGAGGAGCTAGTCACCCAGCACAGGGAGGCAGAACCTTCAATCAAACTGGAATAAGCATGAGGCCAGACACAACTTCACCCTCCTGCCAGAGGCACAAAAGGAGCCATCCACTGAGAACTTtatttcaaatccttttcgaatcaTTTATAACTAGGATTACATGTACACATTTCACaaataaaaaaatcatgtatatgcACAGGCCCGGCTAACAACCCAAACGACTGACATCGAAGGCGGGCGTTGGTGTCTTCTCCTGAAGTTTAGTCTAGCTAGAAAGGTTCTGGCGTCTGACATCTTCCTAACAAACTTGGTAAACCGATTCCAATTGTGGAACTCGAACAAACTTTTGTTCATCCTAACATAATTGAAAGAGAAAGATGTTCCTGAAGTTCCACCAGAGTAGAGCCTCGAGCTTCGTATGACTTGGCTCAACGATGTATCATCCAGCCTCGTCACAGAATTTTCACCGTTGAGAGGCAGATTACATATTTTAGCGGCAGCCATAAGTTGCCGGAGAGTGCCTTCAGGACTGCTCTGAGAATTGCTTCTTTCTGCATCCCTTAGGTCGAAGCAACTGTAGCACAAGGCAGTTTTGTGTCGAGAGAACATTTGAGCAATAGGAAGATAACCGTCTCTCAACAGTGTGTTGTAGTAACCAGCTGTCAGCTCAGATGGGTGTGAACATGTATAGTAGTGCCAATGTATGCCAGAAACCTTCCCTGAGATGGCCACACCAGTGCCAGAAAAGATCGCATCAGCTACCGCACATAACCTCTCTCCATGAAGAAGAAGCATTCCTGAATACCACTCGAGGAAAAATCGACCATAAGGTGTATTCCAGCATCCTCCATCGGCGCGGAAAAAATTAGTCTCTTCAGGGTTCTGCCGCGTGTCATCTATGCCAGCTGGTCCACCATCTCCCCACTCTTGAATCCCAAGAATCCGCGCACGAGCGTTCAATGATGCTTGCATGAACTGTTGAAGTACAACAGAACAAACTGATCACAACACTATCTTTTGATGCTAAATTCCAATCTGAAGAGCCCTTCAAAAGAGGCATATGATAACACAAAGGAGATTACCAAACCATTTATTGAGGCTTATCCTAAGAAAATGCATGTGCACTGCATTTTCTGTCTAGTTCAGTATTACTTCCTCAGAAGGATACAAGGTAATGAATAAGCATGTGGCCACCGCTTTGGGCTTTTAGCTCATGAGACTGGAAACTCGAGCCAGGGCAAAAAGGACAGCTTATTTTTGTGCTCTTGGCCCTGTTTGATTGTTGAATAAACTAAAGCCACTCATACATAGAATCTGATATAAGCTGAACTATGTACCATGTGGGTTTTAAAGCTAAGTTCAAATTATCATATAAATTGGCTCATTACACAAGTTCTAGTTGCTTTAAACACGGCAAGTGTAAAACCTAAGTCATACACTAGGCCTTGTACTTGGGTCGATGATCATATACAGTTATTCTCTTAACATTAAATAAATGTCCATACTGAAGTGATAAGATTATGGATCTTCTTTCACTGCGTACCTTGTCATAACATTGAAATTCCCCAAGTTCAGATGAGCTTCCTGGCTGGTTTAGCTTCTCAGTTGGGCATGATGGATACCTAAGCTCACCTCCTGGGCCCATCCCAACTTGAACTTCCTGAAAGACAGCAATTCTAAGGGGATTACAACTTCTTGCTGGTGTAAAATTAGCATGTTGCGCTTAAACACCAAAGGAAAGAACATACTGTCACTATGCCCCCAAGATAGTCCTTGAAAGCGTCACGAAAGCTCCTCATGAAGTCCGAATAAGCTTGCATAGGTGATCTTCCCTTCAGAAGGGGGAGAATATCACATCCCAATGAGATGTATTCTTTATTTCTCCGTTGGTACCTATCAGTATATGACAAGTCtggcatcttctccatctcctcAAGCACCCATTGTGGGAGAGGGACCCTGAAGTACATAATTTTTCCAAAAGATAGCACAACTGAGAAATCTTGTTCATAAATGCTTGCGTATTCTCACTTGTCATTATGGCAGCAAAAAGAATGATGAAGTAGCTTGGTTTTACAAGAATAAAGAACTAAACTGAAAAGGCAACACAGTGAACATTGCAGAGTGGAAAAAGGACCAAAGTTTCTTTTATTGAGTGGAATTCTGGCACAATTATATGTGGCTAAAAGATATTTTTAAACTATATTATACTGAATAAATTCTTCAAGTTCAATACTACCACCATATGGTTGGATCATTTCGGAGTGTGACCGCTGAACCATTTGTCATTTCCAGCAACATTTTTCCAATATAAATGGCTGGGGAACGGCACCGCAAAAATGTCAGCCACCTTTACTTTTAACAGTTGCATCAACGAGCTACAATTGATATAAGACGGTCATACACCAAGCAACACCcagttttcaaaatttcaaaggTTCGTAGCAATTTGGATGGACCCACAGTTCGTATGGGGACTTGGGCCAAATAAGTATGCTAAATGAATAACCGGTTCCTAAGGATTCTTCAGACGCTCGCGGTGATTGACAGAGCTAGATGATTCTGATGCAAGGGGACAGATATACTAAGAGTTGAACATCAAAGAGAGCTAAAATGTAATGTACAATTCTCTTATTCAAAGAGGCAGGACACAGAGTTAGGATGGCTTTCCGTACCTCCAGGTGCAAGTGTAAAAGATCATCTGTATCACCCATCATAACATTACCTTTGTAGTAATCATTATCACGATTATCACCACAAAGATGACTAACTTGGTTTTAAGCTTTTAGTCACCTTGAGTGTAAATCTTTATGCTTCATAGATCATTTGCTCCTTTGTCACCTCGCAGTGGAGACCGGCATCaatccagcagcagagctagaaAATGAAGCAGGAGCAGTCAATGGAGCAAAAACAACCCAGGAGGAGGAATAGGAAAGAGTCCAGAAGAGGATATCGTAATAGCTGAGTCCATGCATGTTCCGAGTCCATATTAGGAAGCTCTTGTGTTGGTAAGCAAGTCAAGGTACCTTGTGCACAATGCTATCCTGGACAAGGCGGAGATATAGAAATATCGCAGGCGCTGCTGCTGCACGCGCGGCCTCCTGGCTAAGAGGGAGGTGTTTAGCTTAGCTTAGCACAGTCGAACATTTCTTCTATAGCTTAGCTCTGGTTTCATTTTTTCTTTTGACAGCTTTCTTCTGTTTTCCTTGCTTAGTTAAAAGCCTTTTCTTCTTTCTGGGGCCTATGCTTACCAACACTGAAGTGTGTCTGCAAGGAGTCCTCTAGTACTAGCACTCTTGCTGGAAGCATGTCTGAACTCTGAAGTGTCAACTGGACATATGAGGCTGGTCTTTCCGCCGTTTGACAGCTCCAGAGATTACAGGGAGAAGGGAATAAGTTTGAATTGTATGAGAATTTCATCAAGGTACACTGTTGCCAGCACTTTTTCTACCTTGGAGAGGTGAGTGAGGTTGACAAGGAAGAACCTCCCAGAATTCCAGCGGGGCTAATGTTGTGGTCTGAGCCCAAGGAGCAACAAGAGTAGAAAGGAAAAGAGCAGGGCCTATCCATGGTGTTaaagtatatgtggattgcctacctTCTCTCCATCAGTTCGTACTTTTTGTTCTACTGGTTGGTGCATGAAACTTAATGCATAGAGCAAAAGATAACCAGGAGGAAGGTCGCGGAGGGATCCAGATGAGGCTGAGGTAAGCTAGAGATAGAATCATAGTTCAGTGCCAGTCATGTTAGGACTTAGGAGACCATATCAGGGAGTTATTGTCTTAGGCAAGTGAAGGTTGTCTATATTAAGATTCTTGAAAAAAAAGTAATTGCTATAGTGGAGTCAGCTATAAGTTATTAGGTAAGCATAATCCCTGAATTTTAAGAAAATTTCACACCCTTGTAAGTTTCTAATCACCGACCAGGGCACCTCCAGTTGTCGATGGTAATCCCATTCCACCAGTAAACAATCGCTTACAGAAAGCACAAACAATAATGTAAGGggcacatatgcaagtttttgtgTAAGTTTCACTGAATGTGTTATTGTGACAGTACGGCCATTACAGAATTATACATTTAAGCATAGTGGCAAGCCATACTTGACATAAATGTTATATGTAAAAACTTAAAGAGTACATTTTGTTCTCCATATATAGAAGATTTGCATATGACGCCATATAAGTGTAAGCATAATGCTCAAGTGCTAGTTTGGCTGCTTACGTGCCACATACTGTTCTTTGGAATAGGTGATACACATTAAGGAAGCTCACAGTGTTAAGATCCGCAGTGAAGAAGAGAACAACGAGACAACTAAGATAAACACAAATAGCTTCCCAAATTAAAATGCCATGAACCATAATGGCACTTCATGGAGATAAAGTTTAATTCTTTGAAGGGAAATGGCATGTCGTGCTTGGAAAAACAAAGCTGTAAACAATAATCATCCTGGTCAATTCTCAGCTTCAGAACATGTTTAGAATGCCAAAAACGCGATAAAATACTTCGTCACTTCTTTCAACAGGCATGTTCACATCAAAacaaaattttaagtttgaaTATCAGAGAATTCTGAATCTTCAGAAAAGTACGATTCCACCCAATATTGACAGTAGAACATATTAGGACCACATCCTTGGAAGCATTTTACCACCTCCACGGCGCCATGTCACGACACAACTCTTGGTACTATTTATAAACGTTGACCAAAGGGGGACGGATCCCTCCCTTGACTGTCCGTTGTTAGGTAGAAGATGAAACGTCTCCAGCAGCGGATTTATACGCGCTGGATAGCACCAACGTTTAATTCGGTTACACCCTCaactcgaacccgggtgggcgaGCTCACCACCGTGAGCTCAAGCGCCACCAAGCCAG contains:
- the LOC124667202 gene encoding beta-amylase 1, chloroplastic-like codes for the protein MAAITAPPHPPLAVFSAVPCRGLRFRRAPLIRVAASSSSSSASFSSSSSSSYGTGGSSGAGGGGEIHYVSPPPPPTTPPGAPVYVTLPADAVGPGGRVARRRAMAASLAALASAGVTGVAVELWWGLVERGCPGEYDWAGYLDLAAMARRYGLRVRAILAFHQCGAGPQDPFWVPLPQWVLEEMEKMPDLSYTDRYQRRNKEYISLGCDILPLLKGRSPMQAYSDFMRSFRDAFKDYLGGIVTEVQVGMGPGGELRYPSCPTEKLNQPGSSSELGEFQCYDKFMQASLNARARILGIQEWGDGGPAGIDDTRQNPEETNFFRADGGCWNTPYGRFFLEWYSGMLLLHGERLCAVADAIFSGTGVAISGKVSGIHWHYYTCSHPSELTAGYYNTLLRDGYLPIAQMFSRHKTALCYSCFDLRDAERSNSQSSPEGTLRQLMAAAKICNLPLNGENSVTRLDDTSLSQVIRSSRLYSGGTSGTSFSFNYVRMNKSLFEFHNWNRFTKFVRKMSDARTFLARLNFRRRHQRPPSMSVVWVVSRACAYT